The following coding sequences are from one Aliarcobacter skirrowii CCUG 10374 window:
- the nadB gene encoding L-aspartate oxidase gives MIYDYIIVGSGVAGLNAARLLPKDKKVLILAKMLPWNSNTFWAQGGIAAAKNEDDVELHIKDTLEAGAFYNNYEAVKTLSENSLLVIDELIKSGMQFDKDKDGNLCYTKEAAHSTNRILHSNGDATGRELHLFLLKHISSQLISESTVCDILLQDGVCYGVSFFTKDGVQKTVYAHNTILASGGFGSIYKYHTNSTADSGEIQGLAVLKNLKLKDMQFTQFHPTVLKGTTFARKPLLSEALRGEGAFIVDENNRRFLFDYHKDAELAPRDVVSRSIYDYHKKTKQQIYLSFENFEKKAFKQRFPNIYANLKDLGYELPFEKVPISPAFHYSMGGIEVDLNAKVLNCKNLYAVGEVSCFGLHGANRLASNSLLEGLVFSKIAVKTSLKDDFKIDLKNYTQKEILYTKTKPIDKNIKDSLRRIMWDSAGIIREKSELKKALEKVDEYLKEDIGRMLHLRLLCAKEVLSQALNMEKSLGAHFIKED, from the coding sequence ATGATTTATGATTATATAATTGTTGGTTCTGGAGTTGCTGGTTTAAATGCTGCTAGACTTTTACCAAAAGATAAAAAGGTCTTAATTCTTGCAAAAATGCTTCCTTGGAACTCAAATACATTTTGGGCACAAGGTGGAATTGCAGCAGCAAAAAACGAAGATGATGTAGAGCTTCATATAAAAGATACTTTAGAAGCTGGTGCTTTTTATAATAACTATGAGGCTGTAAAAACTCTAAGTGAAAACTCTTTATTAGTAATTGATGAACTTATTAAAAGTGGAATGCAGTTTGATAAAGATAAAGATGGAAATCTGTGTTATACAAAAGAGGCTGCTCATAGTACAAATAGAATTTTGCACTCAAATGGTGATGCAACAGGTAGAGAACTTCATCTTTTTTTATTAAAACATATCTCATCACAACTAATCTCTGAATCTACTGTTTGTGATATTTTGCTTCAAGATGGTGTTTGTTATGGAGTTTCATTTTTTACAAAAGATGGTGTTCAAAAAACAGTTTATGCTCACAATACAATTTTAGCAAGTGGCGGATTTGGTTCTATTTATAAATATCACACAAACTCAACTGCTGATAGTGGAGAGATACAAGGACTTGCTGTCTTAAAAAATCTTAAATTAAAAGATATGCAATTTACTCAATTTCATCCAACAGTTTTAAAAGGTACAACTTTTGCAAGAAAACCTTTATTATCTGAAGCTTTAAGAGGAGAAGGAGCATTTATAGTAGATGAGAACAATAGAAGATTTTTGTTTGATTATCACAAAGATGCAGAATTAGCTCCAAGAGATGTAGTTAGTAGATCTATTTATGATTATCATAAAAAAACGAAACAACAAATTTATTTAAGCTTTGAAAATTTTGAGAAAAAAGCATTTAAACAAAGATTTCCAAATATATATGCAAATTTAAAAGATTTGGGATATGAACTACCTTTTGAAAAAGTTCCAATTAGCCCAGCTTTTCACTACTCAATGGGTGGAATAGAGGTTGATTTAAATGCAAAAGTTTTAAACTGTAAAAATCTTTATGCAGTTGGAGAGGTATCTTGTTTTGGACTTCATGGAGCAAATAGATTAGCATCAAACTCTTTATTAGAAGGTTTAGTCTTCTCAAAAATTGCAGTTAAAACATCATTAAAAGATGATTTTAAAATAGATTTAAAAAATTACACACAAAAAGAGATTTTATACACAAAAACAAAACCAATTGATAAAAATATAAAAGACTCTTTAAGAAGAATAATGTGGGATAGTGCTGGAATTATTAGAGAGAAATCTGAGTTAAAAAAAGCTTTAGAAAAAGTTGATGAGTATTTAAAAGAGGATATTGGAAGAATGCTTCATCTTAGACTTCTTTGTGCCAAAGAGGTCTTAAGTCAAGCTTTAAATATGGAAAAATCATTAGGTGCTCATTTTATAAAAGAAGATTAA
- the guaA gene encoding glutamine-hydrolyzing GMP synthase, which translates to MKHVPIVVLDFGSQYTQIIARKLRENGVYSEIVPYNEAIEDIMARTPKGLILSGGPASVYAADAYHPDSTIFDLGLPILGICYGMQLITQYFGGSVVRANSQEYGKAKLELIGENPIFTDTPNEQIVWMSHGDKVESIPTGFEKIAISENSPFAAIADTNRNIYAFQFHPEVYHSECGSKLLKNFAKYICGCESTWNMGSFAKEQIAKIKAQVGNKKVLCAVSGGVDSSVVATLLFEAIGNQVIPVFVDNGLLRANEREQVETIFKGRGIDLITVDASEQFLTKLAGVTDPETKRKIIGETFIEVFDKEAKKHQGVEFLAQGTLYTDVIESVSVKGPSKTIKSHHNVGGLPDWMKFELVEPLREIFKDEVRELGLELGLPKMMINRHPFPGPGLAIRVMGDVNKPDLDLLRKADVILLDVLHSTGYYEKTWQAFTVLLNVKSVGVMGDNRTYDNTVCVRIVDATDGMTATFSHIPHEILETISRRIINEVHGINRVVYDISSKPPATIEWE; encoded by the coding sequence ATGAAACATGTACCAATAGTAGTATTAGATTTTGGTAGCCAATACACACAAATTATTGCTAGAAAATTAAGAGAAAACGGAGTTTACTCTGAAATAGTTCCTTACAATGAGGCAATAGAAGATATTATGGCAAGAACGCCAAAAGGATTAATTCTTTCAGGAGGACCAGCTTCTGTATATGCAGCTGATGCTTATCATCCTGATTCAACAATATTTGATTTAGGACTTCCAATTTTAGGAATTTGCTACGGTATGCAACTTATCACTCAATATTTTGGTGGAAGTGTTGTAAGAGCAAATAGTCAAGAGTATGGAAAAGCAAAATTAGAATTAATTGGTGAAAATCCAATATTTACAGATACTCCAAATGAGCAAATTGTTTGGATGAGCCATGGAGATAAAGTTGAATCAATTCCAACTGGATTTGAAAAAATTGCAATTAGTGAAAACTCTCCATTTGCAGCAATTGCTGACACAAATAGAAATATTTATGCATTCCAATTCCATCCTGAAGTTTATCACTCAGAATGTGGTAGTAAACTACTTAAAAACTTTGCAAAATATATTTGTGGTTGTGAAAGCACTTGGAATATGGGAAGTTTTGCAAAAGAGCAAATTGCTAAAATAAAAGCTCAAGTTGGAAATAAAAAAGTTCTTTGTGCTGTAAGTGGTGGAGTTGATAGCTCTGTTGTGGCGACTCTTCTATTTGAAGCAATTGGAAATCAAGTAATTCCTGTATTTGTTGATAATGGACTTTTAAGAGCAAACGAAAGAGAACAAGTTGAAACTATATTTAAAGGTCGAGGTATTGATTTAATAACTGTTGATGCAAGTGAGCAATTTTTAACAAAACTTGCAGGTGTGACTGACCCTGAAACAAAAAGAAAAATTATTGGTGAAACATTTATTGAAGTATTTGATAAAGAGGCAAAAAAACACCAAGGCGTTGAATTCTTAGCTCAAGGAACTTTATATACAGATGTTATTGAATCTGTTTCAGTTAAAGGTCCTTCAAAAACTATAAAATCGCACCACAATGTTGGTGGACTTCCTGATTGGATGAAATTTGAACTTGTTGAGCCTTTAAGAGAAATCTTTAAAGATGAAGTAAGAGAGCTTGGACTTGAGCTTGGGCTTCCTAAAATGATGATAAATAGACACCCATTCCCTGGACCTGGACTTGCTATTAGAGTTATGGGAGATGTAAATAAACCTGACTTAGATTTATTAAGAAAGGCAGATGTTATCTTACTAGATGTTCTACACTCAACTGGATACTATGAAAAAACTTGGCAAGCATTTACAGTTTTATTAAATGTAAAATCTGTTGGTGTTATGGGTGATAATAGAACTTATGACAACACTGTTTGTGTAAGAATTGTTGATGCAACAGATGGTATGACTGCAACATTCTCTCATATTCCTCACGAAATTTTAGAGACAATTAGTAGAAGAATTATAAATGAAGTACATGGAATAAACAGAGTAGTTTATGATATTTCATCAAAACCTCCAGCAACTATCGAGTGGGAATAA
- a CDS encoding HNH endonuclease produces the protein MANNWNIPLNLEKEIRERDKVCIYCGVNFTSAKISKKTAASWEHIINDAKIITRKNIALCCCSCNASKEQKQLSIWLQSKYCKEKNINFETVAQVIKNAIKNGE, from the coding sequence ATGGCTAATAATTGGAATATTCCTTTAAATCTAGAAAAAGAGATTAGAGAACGAGATAAAGTTTGTATTTATTGTGGTGTAAATTTTACTTCAGCCAAAATATCTAAAAAAACAGCTGCAAGCTGGGAACATATAATTAATGATGCAAAAATTATAACTAGAAAAAATATTGCTTTATGTTGTTGTAGTTGCAATGCCAGTAAAGAACAAAAACAACTTTCAATTTGGCTCCAATCCAAATATTGTAAAGAAAAAAATATTAATTTTGAAACTGTAGCTCAAGTTATAAAAAATGCTATCAAAAATGGAGAATAA
- a CDS encoding M48 family metallopeptidase → MNFKIELNNLLVDVELQNKKNIKHCYLRVLSNNLIQIRANRYFTILDAKDLIYRKKDWLIENIQKQNSKKLKENEFLYFGEKKLLSDFQIKDLDKFYKEEIQKIIPSLVEKYSNLMQLYPTKISYRKNRRTWGSCNFKNELNFNILLAKYPIFIIEYIVIHELAHIQHKNHSKDFYFLVEKFSPNYKKIEKFFKTLL, encoded by the coding sequence TTGAATTTTAAAATAGAACTAAACAATTTATTAGTTGATGTAGAACTACAAAACAAAAAAAATATAAAACATTGCTATTTAAGAGTTTTAAGCAATAATTTAATTCAAATTAGAGCAAATAGATATTTTACAATTTTAGATGCAAAAGATTTAATATATAGAAAAAAAGATTGGCTAATTGAAAATATTCAAAAACAAAATAGTAAAAAATTAAAAGAAAATGAGTTTTTATATTTTGGAGAAAAAAAATTATTAAGTGATTTTCAAATAAAAGATTTAGATAAATTTTATAAAGAAGAGATTCAAAAAATTATTCCTTCTTTAGTTGAAAAGTATTCAAATTTAATGCAACTATATCCAACAAAAATATCATATAGAAAAAATAGAAGAACTTGGGGTTCTTGCAACTTTAAAAATGAATTAAATTTTAATATTTTATTGGCAAAGTACCCTATTTTTATAATTGAATATATTGTAATTCACGAATTAGCACATATTCAACACAAAAATCACTCAAAAGATTTCTACTTTTTAGTAGAGAAATTCTCTCCAAATTATAAAAAAATAGAGAAGTTTTTTAAGACTCTTTTATAA